AACGAACCGTTCATTCGTTCAATCTACACGGGCTTTATGGAAAAGGACCAAGCTTTTTTCACGGTAAAACCAACGCGGGAGGCTTTTAAATGGTTGTATGTGTACTTAAAAAAATATGCCCCGCTTCATATTAAGGAACACGAGCCGGTCATTACCCGATACCAAGGGTGGTCGACGGATGCCATCCATTTTATGATTCAAGTGTTTATGGAACTGGAATTCGTGATGATCAGCGATGGAAATCTTATTGTAAACGAAAAGCCATTAAAACAAGATTTACATGCATCACCGACGTATCAATCCTTTGAAGAAAAACGAGAAATCGAAGAAACGTTGAAGTACTCCACGTATGAAGCGTTAAAAGCTTTTTTATTTGCCTGCATGTCTGATGAAAAGAAACAAGAGGTGCTCACCGATGGATTATAAAAAACATATTGAAATTATCGAAGACTATCCGGTAAAGGGCGTCCAATTTAAAGATATTACGCCTCTCATGCAAAATGGGGAAGTCTATCAACGAGCGATCGATGAAATGGCCGAATATGTAAAATCAAAAGACGTCGATGTCATCGCGGCACCGGAAGCACGAGGGTTTGTTGTCGGTTGTCCGATCGCGTATACACTAAACAAAAGTTTTGTGCCTGTACGAAAATCCGGAAAGCTGCCGCGAATGGTCGTTGAGACGAATTATGGCCTTGAATACGGGAAAGCAAGTCTTGCCATTCATAAAGATGCCATCAATCCGGGGGATCGGGTGCTGATCACCGACGACCTTCTCGCGACCGGAGGCACGATCGAAGCGACGATCCAGCTCGTGGAAGAGCTGGGCGGACAAGTCGTCGGCTGTGCATTTCTCATTGAACTTGCTTATTTGGAGCATGGAGAGAAATTGAAAAACTATGATGTTTATTCGCTGATGACGTTTGATTGAGGAAGAGATTTTTTATGGAGGGCCTTTTATGGCGCTCTTTATTTTCACGGATAGCAGGCAATAAATGAAACTTCCGTCAGAGGAGATTTTCCTTTCCTCTGAGTAAAGGAAGTCGGCAAAAAGCGCCACGGTCTGTGTGTTGGAGCCGTTCGGGCGCCTACTATCGGGATATAGAGCGCCTATAGGCTTTACAGGGCGCGATTTTTTCTAGATAATAGGTGAAATAGAGATTGTGTGTAGGTTGAAGGTGATTCTATGACGAAAGAACAAGTAATGGAGAAGATGGGTGAATATCTATCCGAAGAGCAAGTGGAGTTTATTGATCGCGCCTATCGTTATGCTGAACAATATCACGACGGCCAATTTCGCAAATCAGGGGAACCGTATATCCGTCACCCCGTTCAGGTCGCGGGAATATTGGTCGATCTTCAATTAGAACCCGCAACCATTGCCGGTGCTTTTTTGCATGATGTGGTTGAAGATACGGAAGTGACCGTTGAAGATCTTACGGAATTGTTCGGGGAAGAAGTTGCCATGCTCGTGGATGGCGTGACGAAATTAAAAAAGATCAAATATAAATCGAAAGCGGAACAGCAAGCGGAAAATCACCGCAAAATGGTTGTTGCCATGGCCCGTGACATCCGTGTTATTATGATAAAATTGGCCGATCGCCTTCACAATCTACGGACACTTAAATACTTGTCCCCTGATAAACAGAGGCGAATTGCGAAAGAGACGCTCGAAATTTTTGCCCCTCTTGCCCACAGACTCGGGATTTCTACCATCAAATGGGAAATGGAAGACATTGCCCTCCGTTACTTGGACCCCCAACAATACTATCGGATCGTCAATCTAATGAAACAAAAGCGTGCGGAGCGAGAGCAATACATTGAAGAAGTGATGGATGACATCCGGGAAAGTGTCAAAGAATTAAATGTGGAAGCGGACATATCCGGACGCCCGAAGCATATTTACAGTATTTATCGCAAAATGACGATCCAGAAAAAACAATTCAATGAAATCTATGACCTACTCGCAGTGCGTATTATCGTCAGAAGCATCAAAGATTGCTATGGGGTGCTCGGCATTATTCATACCCGTTGGAAACCGATGCCGGGTAGATTTAAAGACTACATTGCCATGCCGAAAGCCAATATGTATCAATCGTTACACACGACGGTGCTCGGTCCTAAAGGGGAGCCGTTGGAAGTACAGATCCGTTCCGAAGAAATGCATCGTATAGCGGAATATGGGGTCGCCGCCCATTGGGCATACAAAGAAGGACAAGCCGTTAAGCAAAAATCCCTCGATAAACTCGGTTGGTTCAGGGAAATTCTGGAATGGCAAAAGGATACATCCAACGCACAAGAATTTATGGAATCCCTGAAAATCGATTTATTTTCCGATATGGTTTTCGTTTTCACTCCAAAAGGGGACGTGATTGAGTTGCCGAGAGGGTCGGTACCGATCGATTTTTCCTATCGCATTCATACAGAGATCGGGAACCAAACGATCGGCGCTAAAGTGAACGGTAAGATGGTACCCCTTGATCATCAGTTAAAAACCGGGGATATCGTTGACATCATGACATCAAAGCATTCGTACGGGCCGTCTCAAGATTGGTTAAAGCTGACGCAAAGTTCCCATGCCAAAAACAAAATCAAGCAATTCTTTAAAAAAGAACGTCGGGAAGAAAATGAACAAAAGGGACGCGAGGCGATTGAGAAAGAATTGCGCGCACAAGATTTCAGTCTGAAAGAGGTTCTAACCGAAGCCAATCTTCAAGAAACAGCGGTGAAATTCAGCTTTTCAGGACAAGCAGATATGTTCACGGCGGTTGGCTACAACGGCATCTCCGCGAAACAAGTGGTCACGCGGTTAACGGAAAAAATACGTAACAAGACGAAAGAACAAGAAAAAAAGACGGTGACCGAAGCAATCAAAGATATACCGACACCGGCGAGAACCCGTCGTTCCAACACCGGGGTACGTGTGAAAGGGGCGGACAACCTTCTTATCCGCCTGTCCAAATGCTGTAATCCGGTGCCCGGAGATGATATTCGCGGGTTTATCACGAAAGGGCGCGGCGTATCGGTTCATCGCGCCGATTGTCCGAATGTTGCAGATACAGAAGAAAATCAAACCCGTCTGATTCACGTAGAATGGGAGCCGTCACTGGAAAAGACAAAAAGCTATAACGTCGACATTGAAGTTGCCGGCTATGACCGCCGCGGACTTTTAAATGAAGTACTCAACGCGATCGCGGAATCAAAAACGAATATTAATGCCGTCAACGGGCGCTCGGATAAAAATAAAATGGCCGTGATTGATATTACGATTGTCATCAGTAATCTCGATCACTTGCGTAAAGTGGTGGAGAAAATCAAGCGCTTGCCCGATATTTATTCCGTGCGAAGGGTATTGCACTAGAGGCGTGTTCCAGAAATTCTTGGAGGTAGTAGTGAGAAGACTTGCTGCGATCTCTCATTGGTACAATCATCGAAAACAGAATGATAGAGGCCAGCCAACGTTCTAGAAACAGAGCGATCACTGAAATTAGATCGTAAGACAGCCTTCTAAGATCTAAGAACGGCTCTTATGTCAAAAACAGAACGTTTCTGCAGGAATGGAGCGGTCTCCGAACACTAGGCAGTATTCGGATCGGAAACTCTATTCTTATAACACCAGCAAAGGAGAAGCGGAAGTGAAAGCTTTAATACAACGGAGCAAACACGCGCAGGTGAACGTTGGCGATAGAACCATTGGGGCTATTGAATATGGCTATGTCGTGTTTCTTGGCGTAACCCATGAAGATACGAAGCATGACGCTCGCTGGCTTGCGGATAAAATTTCTAACCTTCGCCTTTTCGAAGATACCGAAGGAAAGATGAATCTTTCGTTGCTCGATACGTCAGGGTCCATTTTATCCATTTCCCAATTTACCCTTTACGGGGAAGCCAAAAAAGGAAGACGGCCAAGTTTTGTGCAAGCAGCAAAGCCGGCACAAGCGGAAGAGCTCTACGATTACTTTAATGAACAATTGAGGGACATCGGCATTGCCGTTGAAACCGGGGAATTCGGGGCCGCGATGCAAGTGGATTTAAACAATGACGGTCCGGTGACGCTCATGCTGGAATCCCCGTAGGTAATCAAACCCCTTACTCTATTTTTATGTATGAAATCGCGGAAAAGTTGACATCCTAGACAGAGGTACGTATGATAAATTCTAGAGAATAGTCGGCCGTTGATGAAGAAAAGTACGCGACCACTTGCAAGCAGAGAGGAAGGTGCCGTGGCTGGAAGCCCTTCTATGCAATGTCGGGGAAAGACACTTCGGAGGCTTTTGATCGAACGTGTATGACTAATAGATCAAAACGTGGCGCGAGCGTTAATCGCGGAAGCGGAAGCGATTGCCGGAAGAATCGCTTCAATGTGGGTGGTACCGCGGGTTTGTGCTCGTCCCTCTGATTTGATTCAGGGGGATTTTTTTAATGGCGAAAAGCCAAGTTTCGCTAATGTTTTTCACAATGAGCAATAATGAGGAGAGGTTTCGATATGAGCATTAATATTCAAAGAGGAACCCAGGATGTTTTGCCTGATCAAAGCGCCCAGTGGCAATACGTGACAGAAATCGCCAAAGACATTAGTCGCAAGTACAATTACAAAGAAATCCGTACGCCGATCTTTGAAGCGACGGAACTGTTTCAACGCGGGGTGGGCAACAGTACGGACATTGTGCAAAAGGAGATGTATACGTTTCAGGATCGCAGTGGCCGTTTAATCACGCTGCGCCCGGAAGGGACAGCTCCCGTCGTGCGCTCTTATGTGGAAAATAAGCTCCACGGCGGGCCGCAACAACCCTTGAAGCTCTATTATTACGGTCCGATGTTTCGCTATGAACGTCCGGAATCAGGCCGGATGCGGGAGTTCTACCAATTTGGCGTAGAAGCAATCGGAAGCGATGATCCCGCGATAGACGCCGAAGTGATCGCGATGGCGATGGATTTTTATCAAGCTTGTGGGTTGGATAACTTGAAACTGGTAATCAACAGTTTGGGCGATAAAGAAAGCCGCGCCTCCCACAAACGCGCGCTCATCGATCATTTTTCCCCGCGCATTGGAGAGTTTTGTGAGGACTGCCAGGCACGCCTTGAACAAAATCCGTTACGAATATTAGACTGCAAGCTGGATCGCGAGCACCCGTTACAGGAAACGGCCCCGGCCATTCTTGACTATCTAAATGAAGAATCCAAGCGCTACTTTGAAACCGTGCAACGTTTGCTCCGTGATATGGATATCCCGTTTGTCATTGACGCCAATCTCGTGCGGGGCCTTGATTATTATACGAATACATCGTTTGAGATTATGCTCGAAGAACCCGAATTCGGAGCGATTACGACCCTCACCGGAGGGGGGCGCTATGAAGGGTTGATCGAAGAGTTGGGCGGACCGCCCGTCTCCGGCATTGGATTTGGATTAAGCATCGAGCGACTATTAATGGCGCTAAACGCTCGTGATGCTCTCCCGAATGTGGAAAACAAGCTTGACGTTTATCTTGTAACGGTCGGTGATCTTGCGGCTGAAAAGGGTGCAGGCATACTGAGGGAATTGCGACGCGAGGGTTTATCGGCAGACAAAGATTACCTAAGCAAAAAAGTAAAGGCCCAGTTCAAGGCGGCCAATCGTCTGCAAGCGGCCTTGACAGCCATCATAGGGGAAGAAGAATTGGCAGCCGGTATGGTGAAACTTCGCGATATGTCCACGGGCGAAGAAGAAAATATCCCGATAAAATGGCTCGCCGGACACATTAAACAGCTCCAAAAGATGCCATAATGCTGATAAAAAGAAAAGGAGAATGATAACCATGACGGAAAGAGAAAGAAGCCATTATTGTGGCGAGATCACCGAAAGCATGATTGACCAAAACGTTCGGCTTAAAGGGTGGGCCAGAACGAGAAGAGATTTGGGACAAGTGATTTTTATTGACCTTGGCGATCACAGCGGGGTTGTCCAGACGGTCTTTAATCCGGACATCAGCAATGAAGCTTTAACGATTGCCGATGGCATACGTAGTGAATATGTGCTTGATGTATCCGGCAAAGTCGTTCTGCGGGATGAGGAAACGGTGAACGAAAAAATTGCCACCGGAACCGTGGAAGTGCAGGTAGAGGATATCACGGTTCTAAACAAAGCAAAACCGTTGCCGTTTCCGGTGGATGAAGAAATCAATGTCTCCGAAAATGTGCGCCTGTCTCATCGTTTTCTCGATTTACGACGGCCGGAAATGCAACGTATTTTTCAATTGCGTCACAAAATCACCCAGGAGGTTCGCAATTATTTAAACGAGCATGCTTTTATGGAAGCGGAGACCCCGATGTTGACCAAAAGCACCCCGGAAGGCGCTCGAGACTATTTGGTGCCGAGCCGAGTGCACGAGCATGAATTTTTTGCTCTTCCCCAGTCGCCGCAACTATTTAAACAGCTCTTCATGGTCGCCGGGTTTGAGCGGTATTACCAAGTTGCCCGCTGTTTCCGGGATGAAGA
The Salicibibacter kimchii DNA segment above includes these coding regions:
- the dtd gene encoding D-aminoacyl-tRNA deacylase, with the translated sequence MKALIQRSKHAQVNVGDRTIGAIEYGYVVFLGVTHEDTKHDARWLADKISNLRLFEDTEGKMNLSLLDTSGSILSISQFTLYGEAKKGRRPSFVQAAKPAQAEELYDYFNEQLRDIGIAVETGEFGAAMQVDLNNDGPVTLMLESP
- a CDS encoding adenine phosphoribosyltransferase translates to MDYKKHIEIIEDYPVKGVQFKDITPLMQNGEVYQRAIDEMAEYVKSKDVDVIAAPEARGFVVGCPIAYTLNKSFVPVRKSGKLPRMVVETNYGLEYGKASLAIHKDAINPGDRVLITDDLLATGGTIEATIQLVEELGGQVVGCAFLIELAYLEHGEKLKNYDVYSLMTFD
- a CDS encoding RelA/SpoT family protein gives rise to the protein MTKEQVMEKMGEYLSEEQVEFIDRAYRYAEQYHDGQFRKSGEPYIRHPVQVAGILVDLQLEPATIAGAFLHDVVEDTEVTVEDLTELFGEEVAMLVDGVTKLKKIKYKSKAEQQAENHRKMVVAMARDIRVIMIKLADRLHNLRTLKYLSPDKQRRIAKETLEIFAPLAHRLGISTIKWEMEDIALRYLDPQQYYRIVNLMKQKRAEREQYIEEVMDDIRESVKELNVEADISGRPKHIYSIYRKMTIQKKQFNEIYDLLAVRIIVRSIKDCYGVLGIIHTRWKPMPGRFKDYIAMPKANMYQSLHTTVLGPKGEPLEVQIRSEEMHRIAEYGVAAHWAYKEGQAVKQKSLDKLGWFREILEWQKDTSNAQEFMESLKIDLFSDMVFVFTPKGDVIELPRGSVPIDFSYRIHTEIGNQTIGAKVNGKMVPLDHQLKTGDIVDIMTSKHSYGPSQDWLKLTQSSHAKNKIKQFFKKERREENEQKGREAIEKELRAQDFSLKEVLTEANLQETAVKFSFSGQADMFTAVGYNGISAKQVVTRLTEKIRNKTKEQEKKTVTEAIKDIPTPARTRRSNTGVRVKGADNLLIRLSKCCNPVPGDDIRGFITKGRGVSVHRADCPNVADTEENQTRLIHVEWEPSLEKTKSYNVDIEVAGYDRRGLLNEVLNAIAESKTNINAVNGRSDKNKMAVIDITIVISNLDHLRKVVEKIKRLPDIYSVRRVLH
- the hisS gene encoding histidine--tRNA ligase — protein: MSINIQRGTQDVLPDQSAQWQYVTEIAKDISRKYNYKEIRTPIFEATELFQRGVGNSTDIVQKEMYTFQDRSGRLITLRPEGTAPVVRSYVENKLHGGPQQPLKLYYYGPMFRYERPESGRMREFYQFGVEAIGSDDPAIDAEVIAMAMDFYQACGLDNLKLVINSLGDKESRASHKRALIDHFSPRIGEFCEDCQARLEQNPLRILDCKLDREHPLQETAPAILDYLNEESKRYFETVQRLLRDMDIPFVIDANLVRGLDYYTNTSFEIMLEEPEFGAITTLTGGGRYEGLIEELGGPPVSGIGFGLSIERLLMALNARDALPNVENKLDVYLVTVGDLAAEKGAGILRELRREGLSADKDYLSKKVKAQFKAANRLQAALTAIIGEEELAAGMVKLRDMSTGEEENIPIKWLAGHIKQLQKMP